A single Endozoicomonas sp. NE40 DNA region contains:
- a CDS encoding UPF0236 family transposase-like protein, translating into MTTYGKVRLCERCLTVAGHRIRPFSENAHIHCRDYSLPLQRRLVDFASDSSFATASQKMEEHYGVIVPESSVRAITLGHARCMSEQSKASLKNCQECVGEGKQLIGEMDGSMIPVVLFDEEAEGDKRKARKVDWQEAKLCLVYEQGSCDKRHRVVMGEPGEAGDQWLSCAIEQGLNRQSSIHCVSDGAKWIASQADRVFASQGSFLVDYYHLCEYIADAAKECIGKDEKARKKWTDEQKTRMKAGESERVLAELEPYRNGKVGKEANKSEECHRYIRNRPGQFDYQAAEAANLPIGSGEIESSNRSVVQTRLKLPGAWWKPEHAHDMLNLRTLRANGDWNKYWKATG; encoded by the coding sequence ATGACCACTTACGGCAAAGTTCGTCTCTGTGAGCGATGCTTGACCGTTGCAGGGCATCGTATACGCCCTTTTTCCGAGAATGCCCATATCCACTGTCGTGACTACTCTTTACCGTTACAACGGCGATTGGTGGATTTTGCATCAGACAGTTCTTTTGCAACAGCTTCACAGAAAATGGAAGAGCATTATGGCGTTATCGTACCTGAGTCATCAGTACGAGCCATTACCCTGGGTCACGCCCGCTGCATGAGTGAGCAATCTAAAGCTTCCCTGAAAAATTGTCAGGAATGTGTAGGAGAAGGCAAGCAGCTGATTGGTGAAATGGACGGCAGCATGATTCCAGTGGTTCTTTTTGATGAAGAAGCTGAAGGCGACAAGCGCAAGGCCAGAAAAGTTGACTGGCAAGAGGCCAAGCTTTGCTTGGTTTATGAACAAGGAAGTTGCGATAAGCGACATCGTGTAGTTATGGGAGAGCCCGGTGAAGCAGGCGATCAGTGGTTGAGTTGCGCTATTGAGCAAGGTTTGAATCGGCAGTCATCTATTCATTGTGTAAGTGATGGGGCTAAGTGGATTGCCAGCCAGGCAGACCGCGTATTCGCATCTCAGGGAAGTTTTCTGGTGGATTACTATCACCTTTGTGAGTACATCGCAGATGCTGCTAAAGAGTGCATTGGAAAAGATGAAAAAGCCCGTAAAAAATGGACTGATGAACAAAAAACAAGAATGAAAGCAGGTGAGTCAGAGAGAGTTCTGGCAGAGCTTGAGCCTTATCGTAACGGTAAGGTTGGAAAGGAAGCCAACAAATCGGAAGAGTGTCATCGCTATATCAGGAATCGTCCCGGACAATTTGATTATCAGGCGGCAGAAGCTGCCAATTTGCCTATCGGTTCAGGTGAAATAGAGAGCTCCAATCGTTCTGTTGTTCAAACCCGGTTGAAACTTCCCGGAGCATGGTGGAAACCAGAGCATGCTCACGATATGTTGAACCTTAGAACTTTAAGGGCTAATGGTGACTGGAATAAGTACTGGAAAGCCACTGGATAG
- a CDS encoding DUF6933 domain-containing protein, which produces MIIHCSAKLAAKLPAKPPKKAEMPAIGKLQHWHAHFLTYQRRQCVLFCEDETRFMLLAKGVNKGLLQEPKELFDQLFLEALEVCCDVDFEKAEQVINFCGDWQMDTPHGDIQQWLNNRPLTVKGRKGCLWPDKEMKALVDGLL; this is translated from the coding sequence ATGATTATCCACTGCTCCGCCAAACTCGCCGCAAAACTTCCGGCAAAACCACCCAAAAAAGCCGAAATGCCTGCCATCGGCAAACTGCAACACTGGCACGCGCATTTTTTAACGTACCAGCGTCGTCAGTGTGTGCTGTTCTGTGAAGATGAAACCCGTTTTATGCTGCTGGCAAAAGGTGTCAACAAAGGCTTGCTTCAGGAGCCAAAGGAACTGTTTGACCAGCTGTTTCTTGAAGCTCTGGAAGTGTGCTGTGATGTGGATTTCGAAAAGGCGGAGCAGGTCATTAATTTCTGTGGCGACTGGCAGATGGATACGCCTCATGGGGATATTCAGCAATGGCTCAATAACCGCCCGCTGACCGTTAAAGGTCGCAAAGGCTGCCTCTGGCCTGATAAGGAAATGAAGGCGCTGGTGGACGGATTGTTATAA
- a CDS encoding restriction endonuclease subunit S, translating to MSKYQKYPEYKDSGFEWLGAIPAHWGVEYSKWMFAERNDKASREDEMLTASQKYGVIPQKLFMKMEQQKVVQVLKGHDILKKVECGDFVISMRSFQGGIEYCGYSGSISSAYVPLLPRDGISTKYYKYLFKSASYIQALQSTTNLVRDGQALRYSNFVQVRLPSPPKKEGDRIGSFLDHETAKIDQLIQKQEQLITLLKEKRQAVISHAVTKGLTPDAPMKDSGVEWLGEVPEHWIVRRLKHTATLQSGIPKGKDLKDKETINVPMLRVANVQDGYLKLDDVHHIQIEPHDLSRYELQDGDVLMNEGGDNDKLGRGAVWRSEIKPCIHQNHVFAIRPTGIEPEWLDLLTRASYAKFHFYRVAKQSTNLASISSTNIKETPLIIPPDDERRAIMEYLKGKLDKFERLEEKSLRQIGLLKEHRTALISSAVTGKIDVRHWNKEAA from the coding sequence ATGAGCAAGTATCAGAAATATCCGGAGTATAAGGACTCTGGTTTTGAGTGGTTAGGAGCAATACCCGCTCATTGGGGGGTAGAGTACAGTAAGTGGATGTTCGCTGAGCGAAATGACAAAGCCAGTCGTGAAGACGAAATGCTTACCGCTTCGCAAAAGTATGGAGTTATTCCACAAAAGCTTTTCATGAAGATGGAACAGCAAAAAGTTGTTCAAGTACTGAAAGGGCATGACATTCTTAAAAAAGTAGAATGTGGTGACTTTGTTATCAGTATGCGAAGCTTTCAGGGCGGGATTGAATATTGTGGATATAGCGGATCAATTAGTTCTGCCTATGTACCACTCCTTCCCAGGGATGGCATTAGCACGAAGTACTACAAGTATCTTTTTAAAAGTGCTTCATATATTCAGGCACTGCAATCCACTACTAATTTGGTCCGTGATGGTCAGGCATTAAGATACAGCAACTTTGTTCAGGTGCGGCTACCTTCACCTCCAAAAAAAGAGGGAGATAGAATTGGCTCCTTTCTTGACCACGAAACCGCCAAAATCGACCAGCTAATCCAAAAGCAGGAGCAACTGATTACCCTGCTGAAAGAAAAGCGTCAGGCGGTGATCTCCCATGCGGTCACCAAGGGGCTTACCCCTGATGCGCCGATGAAAGACTCTGGTGTGGAGTGGTTGGGTGAAGTGCCAGAGCATTGGATTGTCCGTCGTCTAAAGCATACAGCTACGCTTCAGTCTGGTATTCCCAAGGGTAAAGATCTAAAGGATAAAGAAACCATTAATGTTCCAATGCTGCGTGTAGCTAATGTTCAGGATGGCTATTTGAAACTTGACGATGTTCATCATATTCAGATTGAACCGCATGACCTGTCACGCTATGAGCTTCAGGACGGTGATGTTCTTATGAATGAAGGTGGCGATAATGACAAGCTTGGGCGAGGAGCTGTGTGGCGGTCAGAGATAAAGCCCTGTATTCATCAAAATCATGTGTTTGCGATCAGGCCAACAGGTATTGAGCCGGAATGGTTAGATTTACTGACACGGGCATCGTATGCGAAGTTCCATTTTTATCGGGTGGCCAAGCAAAGCACTAACCTGGCTTCTATTTCTTCAACCAACATCAAAGAGACACCGCTGATTATCCCGCCTGATGATGAAAGAAGAGCGATTATGGAGTATCTGAAAGGGAAGCTGGATAAGTTTGAACGCCTTGAGGAAAAGTCACTGCGTCAGATAGGGCTTCTCAAAGAACATCGCACCGCCCTCATCTCCTCCGCCGTCACCGGAAAAATTGACGTTCGCCACTGGAATAAGGAAGCCGCATGA
- a CDS encoding type I restriction endonuclease, with the protein MDKARELVFQNYIIGQLTDSGWLVGESAQYDRELALYPEDLLGYVKETQPEQWERFTKHYPNNPDKAFLKSIGRELGKKGTLWLLRNELKDRGAKLKVCTFRPDHHLNPDTLERYGKNRLRVVPELIYSPNGYDGRIDLTLFVNGLPVATCELKSAFKQSLDNARLQYMKDRQPKDPKTKKAEPLLTFKRGALVHFAVSQFEVAMTTKLAGMDTFFLPFNRGTREGGAGNDVIVNPGAEGYATGAIKSVPRSAISQNLAIMLRVHFSPDAFHVYFQNPCGKTCCPSRA; encoded by the coding sequence GTGGATAAGGCAAGGGAACTGGTTTTCCAGAATTATATTATTGGTCAGCTAACAGACAGTGGCTGGCTGGTGGGCGAGTCGGCTCAGTATGATCGTGAGCTGGCTCTCTACCCGGAAGACCTGTTGGGATATGTCAAAGAGACACAGCCGGAACAGTGGGAACGATTCACTAAACATTACCCGAATAACCCTGACAAAGCCTTTTTGAAATCGATAGGCAGAGAGCTTGGTAAAAAGGGTACGCTCTGGCTTTTACGCAATGAACTGAAAGACCGGGGCGCAAAACTGAAGGTGTGTACCTTCAGGCCTGACCACCACCTTAACCCCGATACGCTTGAGCGTTATGGCAAAAACCGGCTGCGAGTCGTTCCTGAACTGATCTATTCACCCAATGGTTATGATGGACGTATAGATCTGACGCTATTCGTTAATGGTTTGCCTGTTGCTACCTGTGAATTGAAGTCTGCGTTCAAACAGTCACTGGATAACGCCAGACTTCAGTACATGAAGGATCGGCAGCCCAAAGACCCGAAAACCAAAAAGGCTGAACCGCTTCTAACCTTTAAACGGGGTGCGCTGGTTCATTTTGCGGTCAGTCAGTTTGAGGTTGCGATGACGACAAAACTGGCAGGGATGGATACCTTCTTTCTGCCGTTTAACCGGGGAACTCGTGAGGGTGGTGCTGGCAATGATGTGATTGTGAATCCGGGGGCAGAAGGTTACGCAACGGGTGCAATTAAAAGTGTTCCCCGGTCAGCAATTTCCCAGAACTTGGCCATAATGCTAAGAGTTCATTTTTCACCCGATGCGTTCCATGTCTACTTCCAAAACCCTTGCGGAAAAACTTGCTGCCCATCCAGAGCTTGA
- a CDS encoding DUF5655 domain-containing protein, producing MSDAKLFRFQNGSAVELSGHSARLEKDLQALIEGDMEVFLGVRFLASEYSTGKTHKGRIDSLGLDENGCPVIVEYKRHSNENVINQGLFYLDWLLDHQAEFKWLVMDKFGKEAAENIEWSGTRLICVASDFNKYDEHAVQQINRNIELMRYRYFDEDLLLLELVNAQTVSSETTVASPPAASTSRNPDKTHSENLAKADQPLVQLYNTVCDYIDGLGDEVQRKELKLYLAFKRIKNFVCIQVHPAKNNPRLQLYLKLNPDNYSMEKGFTRDVRGIGHWGTGDLEVNIKTLEDFEKAKQLIEDSYKVG from the coding sequence ATGAGTGATGCCAAACTATTCCGGTTCCAGAACGGTTCCGCTGTTGAGTTAAGTGGCCATAGTGCCAGGCTGGAAAAAGACCTTCAGGCTTTGATTGAAGGCGATATGGAAGTGTTTCTTGGCGTGCGTTTTCTGGCATCAGAATACAGCACCGGCAAAACCCATAAAGGACGCATTGATAGTCTTGGACTGGATGAAAATGGTTGTCCGGTCATCGTCGAATATAAACGCCATAGCAACGAGAATGTAATTAATCAGGGACTGTTCTATCTGGACTGGCTGCTGGATCATCAGGCCGAGTTTAAATGGCTGGTGATGGACAAGTTCGGCAAGGAAGCGGCTGAAAACATTGAATGGAGCGGCACTCGCCTGATCTGTGTTGCCAGTGACTTCAATAAATACGACGAACATGCGGTACAGCAGATCAACCGGAATATTGAGCTGATGCGTTACCGCTATTTTGATGAAGACTTGTTGCTGCTGGAACTGGTGAATGCCCAGACGGTTTCCAGTGAAACCACAGTTGCCAGCCCCCCAGCGGCTTCTACTTCCAGAAACCCGGATAAAACTCACAGTGAAAATCTCGCCAAAGCGGATCAACCGCTGGTTCAGTTATACAACACTGTGTGTGACTACATTGATGGGCTGGGGGATGAAGTCCAGCGCAAGGAGCTGAAACTGTATCTGGCCTTTAAACGCATCAAGAACTTTGTCTGTATCCAGGTTCACCCAGCCAAAAACAATCCACGGCTACAGCTTTATCTGAAACTGAACCCTGATAACTACTCAATGGAGAAAGGTTTTACCCGTGATGTGAGAGGGATTGGTCATTGGGGAACGGGTGACCTGGAAGTGAATATCAAGACGCTGGAAGATTTTGAGAAAGCGAAACAGCTCATTGAAGACAGCTACAAAGTTGGCTAG
- a CDS encoding type I restriction endonuclease subunit R produces MWEEILQPDNFLLILGRYLHLEVKDKELADGRIVKKETMIFPRYHQWSAVSTLLNGVRKEGTGARYLIQHSAGSGKSNSIAWLCHQLASLHYPEGEQAGNKVFDSVIVITDRTVLDSQLQDTIYQFEHNRGMIARINREEAQGSKSSQLAQELLNATSIIIVTIQTFPHVLKAIQENEGLAKRSFAIIADEAHSSQTGSTARQMREVLMAEHLSDSDEITGEDILDATLASRRGSDKISYFAFTATPKAKTLELFGRKPNAKEDSKPEPYHVYTMRQAIEEGYILDVLKNYTSYSVAYKLAHTDENQDSEVDSKRAKSELVKWARLHPHNIAQKVEVIIEHFRTRVKHLLNGEAKAMVVTSSRKEAVRYKLAFDKYVQEKGYGRLQAMVAFSGEVDDKESGPEPFTERNLNPNLNGRDMRKAFDTDEYQVMLVANKFQTGFDQPKLVAMYVDKKLTGVDCIQTLSRLNRTCPGKDTTFVLDFVNDPQDVLEEFKTYYQVAELAGESEPNLVYDLQHKLGEQGIYQWHEVTQFADAYFDPKRGQDALSNYIKPPADRFAKRYREALDVLKDAQERLREAISEGEEGYRQKCERGVQAAKEAKDSLDTFKKDLGSYIRFYEFISQIVPFDDHELEQLNVFGKHLLPLLKQERLDEDIDLELVEMTHYKLKEKRTQHLKLQGDGGNLLNPVTSIGSHAPKDKKSELLSDILEQMNDLFAGEDLSDGDRVIWLNKVVAKVSENDRAVDQVAHNSQEQAMLGDFPDAVQSAVIESMDVQNRMDMDFLSNPDVSRQVVSLVYQMMKAMGQGQIGKL; encoded by the coding sequence TTGTGGGAAGAAATCTTACAGCCAGATAATTTTCTGCTGATTCTGGGGCGTTATCTTCATCTTGAAGTAAAAGATAAAGAACTGGCTGACGGTCGTATTGTTAAGAAAGAAACCATGATTTTTCCCCGTTATCACCAGTGGAGTGCGGTGAGCACTCTGCTTAATGGTGTACGGAAAGAAGGAACCGGAGCCAGGTATCTGATTCAGCACAGTGCTGGTTCCGGTAAGTCGAACTCTATTGCCTGGCTGTGTCATCAGCTGGCTTCCCTTCATTATCCGGAAGGGGAGCAGGCGGGTAATAAGGTGTTTGATTCGGTGATTGTTATTACGGACCGAACCGTTCTTGATTCACAGCTTCAGGACACCATTTACCAGTTTGAGCACAACCGGGGGATGATTGCCCGGATAAACCGGGAAGAAGCACAGGGCAGCAAATCGTCACAGCTGGCTCAGGAACTGCTGAATGCGACCTCAATCATCATCGTGACTATTCAGACCTTTCCACATGTATTGAAAGCCATTCAGGAGAATGAAGGTCTGGCTAAACGTTCATTTGCCATCATTGCGGATGAGGCGCATAGCTCCCAGACAGGCAGTACTGCCCGGCAGATGAGAGAAGTGTTGATGGCAGAACATTTGTCGGACAGCGATGAAATCACCGGCGAAGATATTCTGGATGCAACACTGGCTTCTCGTCGTGGCAGTGACAAAATCAGCTACTTTGCGTTCACTGCTACACCAAAAGCCAAGACGCTGGAGTTGTTTGGTCGTAAGCCCAATGCAAAAGAAGACAGTAAGCCAGAGCCTTATCATGTCTACACCATGCGTCAGGCAATAGAAGAAGGCTACATTCTCGATGTCCTCAAGAATTACACCAGCTACAGTGTTGCTTATAAGCTGGCTCACACTGATGAAAATCAGGACAGTGAAGTCGATTCCAAACGAGCTAAATCAGAGCTGGTAAAGTGGGCAAGGCTTCACCCGCATAATATCGCTCAGAAAGTGGAAGTGATCATTGAGCATTTCCGTACTCGTGTTAAACACCTTCTTAATGGTGAAGCCAAAGCGATGGTAGTGACTTCAAGCCGTAAAGAAGCCGTTCGCTACAAGCTGGCCTTTGATAAGTATGTTCAGGAAAAAGGCTATGGTCGTTTACAAGCGATGGTGGCGTTTTCTGGAGAGGTGGATGATAAAGAATCTGGCCCGGAACCGTTCACTGAGCGAAACCTGAACCCGAATCTAAACGGGCGCGATATGCGCAAGGCTTTTGATACCGATGAGTATCAGGTCATGCTGGTGGCTAATAAATTCCAGACCGGATTTGATCAGCCCAAGCTGGTGGCTATGTATGTGGATAAGAAACTGACAGGTGTTGATTGTATTCAGACGCTTTCCCGGCTGAACCGTACCTGTCCGGGCAAAGACACCACCTTTGTTCTGGACTTTGTGAATGACCCACAGGACGTTCTGGAGGAGTTTAAAACCTACTACCAGGTAGCAGAGCTGGCGGGAGAGTCCGAACCTAATCTGGTTTATGATCTTCAACATAAGCTGGGTGAGCAGGGGATTTATCAATGGCATGAGGTGACTCAGTTTGCCGATGCCTACTTTGATCCGAAACGTGGACAAGACGCTTTATCGAATTATATCAAGCCGCCTGCGGATCGTTTTGCCAAACGTTACCGGGAGGCACTTGATGTCCTTAAAGACGCTCAGGAACGCTTGAGAGAAGCGATTAGTGAAGGTGAAGAGGGGTATCGTCAGAAGTGTGAGCGAGGCGTCCAGGCTGCAAAAGAAGCCAAGGATAGCCTTGATACCTTTAAAAAAGATCTTGGCTCCTATATTCGTTTTTATGAGTTTATCTCACAGATTGTTCCTTTCGATGACCATGAGCTGGAGCAGCTGAATGTATTTGGCAAGCATTTGTTACCGTTGCTGAAGCAGGAGCGACTGGATGAGGATATAGATCTGGAGCTGGTGGAAATGACTCACTATAAGCTCAAGGAAAAGCGCACGCAGCACCTCAAGTTACAAGGTGATGGAGGCAATCTGCTAAACCCAGTCACTTCTATTGGCAGTCATGCCCCGAAAGATAAAAAGAGTGAACTGCTGAGTGATATTCTGGAGCAGATGAATGACCTGTTTGCCGGAGAAGATTTGAGCGATGGTGATCGTGTGATATGGCTTAACAAGGTAGTGGCAAAAGTCTCTGAAAATGACCGGGCTGTTGATCAGGTGGCCCACAACTCTCAAGAGCAGGCGATGCTCGGCGACTTCCCTGATGCGGTTCAAAGCGCAGTCATTGAGAGCATGGATGTTCAGAACCGGATGGATATGGACTTTCTTTCGAATCCGGATGTTTCGCGTCAGGTAGTGAGCCTTGTCTATCAGATGATGAAAGCTATGGGGCAAGGGCAGATAGGAAAGTTATGA
- a CDS encoding ATP-binding protein translates to MERLLIQRLLDWKQAATRKPLLLDGARQVGKTWLVETSFGQHFGKVIKLDFLANPGLRELFTESLNPADVLENIELELGVDVDPEKDLLFFDEIGECSEALNSLKFFAEQRPDLYLCASGSNIGLLDSFPVGKVETAELFPMCFEEFVMASGNSKILQAFRKGSQTKIVHNKLWDLLLDYYFVGGMPEAVATWFSSQDIGVNERCQQVSQVHGDLLSGYMRDFGKYSGKTNASHIEMVFRNVPLQLANNIDASVKRYRFNGVIERKRTYMDLSGPIEWLEKTKLISRCYPIACEPKTPLSAYRKENFFKLFLFDIGLLGHLLDISYKEHRQQSFEYKGYLAENFVQNELRANGIYPTYSWEYQKAEIEFLFKTGEGEIVPVEVKSGRRTQAKSLRSYIERYSPERTIKLIGSVGGNEQEAQNMTWPLYYASRLKTL, encoded by the coding sequence ATGGAACGACTATTAATTCAGCGATTGCTGGACTGGAAACAAGCGGCTACCCGCAAGCCATTACTGCTGGACGGAGCGAGGCAGGTCGGCAAAACCTGGCTGGTAGAAACCAGTTTTGGGCAGCATTTCGGGAAGGTGATCAAACTGGATTTCCTTGCCAATCCGGGCCTGCGGGAGCTGTTTACGGAAAGCCTGAATCCGGCAGATGTTCTTGAGAATATTGAACTGGAACTTGGCGTAGATGTTGATCCTGAAAAAGACCTGCTGTTCTTCGACGAGATTGGAGAGTGTTCAGAGGCACTGAACAGCCTGAAGTTTTTTGCTGAACAGCGGCCTGATCTTTATCTGTGTGCTTCCGGGTCCAATATTGGCCTTCTGGATTCGTTCCCTGTCGGCAAGGTTGAGACTGCCGAACTGTTTCCAATGTGTTTTGAAGAGTTCGTAATGGCCTCTGGCAATAGCAAGATTCTTCAGGCTTTTCGTAAAGGCAGCCAGACTAAAATTGTCCACAATAAGCTTTGGGATTTGCTGCTTGATTACTACTTTGTCGGTGGTATGCCTGAAGCAGTTGCTACCTGGTTTAGCAGTCAGGATATCGGAGTCAATGAACGTTGCCAGCAAGTCAGCCAGGTTCATGGTGATTTGCTTTCAGGTTATATGCGGGACTTTGGTAAATACAGTGGTAAGACCAATGCCAGCCATATTGAAATGGTGTTTCGCAATGTTCCACTTCAGCTTGCAAACAATATTGACGCATCGGTAAAACGCTATCGCTTTAATGGTGTGATAGAGCGCAAGAGAACTTACATGGATTTATCCGGTCCTATTGAATGGCTGGAGAAAACCAAACTGATTTCCCGTTGTTATCCGATTGCCTGTGAACCTAAAACACCATTGTCAGCCTACCGGAAAGAAAACTTCTTTAAGCTGTTTCTGTTTGATATAGGGCTTCTGGGTCATTTACTCGATATCAGCTACAAGGAACACCGGCAACAGAGTTTTGAGTATAAGGGCTATCTGGCAGAGAACTTTGTTCAGAATGAGTTACGGGCTAATGGGATTTATCCAACCTATTCCTGGGAGTATCAGAAGGCGGAAATTGAGTTTCTGTTTAAGACAGGGGAAGGGGAGATTGTTCCCGTCGAAGTGAAATCGGGTCGCCGGACTCAAGCCAAGAGTTTGCGTTCCTATATTGAACGCTATTCACCAGAGCGTACCATCAAGCTGATTGGTTCGGTGGGTGGAAATGAGCAGGAAGCGCAGAATATGACCTGGCCGTTATATTACGCGTCCCGATTGAAAACGTTATAA
- a CDS encoding type I restriction-modification system subunit M: protein MTNNFSSTAAFIWAVADLLRGDFKQSQYGRVILPFTLLRRLECVLAPSKQAVLNKYEQVKGLPLEAQEKVLLHTADLPFYNTSKMDLGKLGETQVLDNIDAYVQAFSKDAREIFEHFAFEDFLDKLQDADLLYKVCDKFANIDLSPAAISNYEMGLVFEELIRRFAESSNETAGEHFTPRDIVRLTTSLVFCEDNEALTQPGIVRSIYDPTSGTGGFLSSGMEYVHELNSQAHMAAFGQELNPESYAICKADMLIKGQKIDNIKLGNTLSDDQLRTEKFDYMLSNPPFGVDWKKVQKQVNDEHKFKGYDGRFGPGLPRVSDGSLLFLLHLISKFRDVKKGGSRIGIILNGSPLFTGGAGSGESEIRRYILESDLLETIVALPTDMFYNTGIATYVWVLCNHKAKERKGKVQLINATSLFAPMRKSLGSKRRMMTEQQIEQVVELHGHFEESNICKVFDTKEFGYRRITVERPLKLAFEVTEERLQNYVSEYLEKAQKKDPTIQIDLAPPAGFEVLQSLIGLPKIMSRKEFFARFTEKMTAAEKKQICKHFAEQDEQAVACFHESGKLKGQPEANPDLRDNENVPLSESIEDYFAREVLPHVPDAWIDTGKTDEQDGQPGIVGYEIPFNRHFYQYQPPRPLEAIDADLDKVSAEIMALLQEVHS, encoded by the coding sequence ATGACCAACAACTTCAGCAGCACGGCAGCGTTTATCTGGGCCGTGGCTGATTTGCTTCGTGGTGATTTCAAACAGTCGCAGTATGGGCGTGTAATTCTGCCATTTACCCTGTTGCGCCGACTGGAATGTGTGTTGGCTCCCAGCAAGCAGGCGGTGCTGAACAAGTACGAGCAGGTAAAAGGCTTGCCACTGGAAGCACAGGAAAAAGTGTTGCTTCATACCGCAGATTTGCCGTTTTACAACACTTCGAAGATGGATCTGGGCAAACTGGGTGAAACTCAGGTGCTGGATAACATTGATGCCTACGTTCAGGCATTTAGCAAAGATGCTCGTGAGATTTTTGAACACTTTGCTTTCGAAGACTTTCTGGACAAACTTCAGGATGCCGACCTGCTTTACAAGGTGTGTGACAAGTTCGCCAATATCGACCTGAGCCCGGCAGCGATTTCGAACTATGAAATGGGTCTGGTGTTTGAAGAACTGATCCGTCGTTTTGCGGAAAGTTCCAACGAAACGGCTGGTGAACATTTTACCCCCAGAGACATTGTACGACTAACGACTTCTTTAGTGTTTTGTGAAGACAATGAAGCTTTAACACAACCCGGTATTGTCCGTTCCATCTATGATCCGACTTCAGGCACCGGTGGCTTTTTGTCTTCCGGCATGGAGTACGTTCACGAGTTGAACAGTCAGGCGCACATGGCAGCGTTTGGTCAGGAACTGAACCCTGAATCTTATGCTATCTGTAAGGCGGATATGTTGATCAAAGGTCAGAAGATCGACAATATCAAACTGGGCAACACCTTATCAGACGACCAGCTGCGAACTGAAAAGTTTGATTACATGCTGTCTAACCCGCCCTTTGGTGTGGACTGGAAAAAGGTTCAGAAGCAGGTAAACGATGAGCATAAATTTAAAGGGTACGACGGTCGTTTTGGTCCCGGTCTGCCGCGTGTATCAGATGGTTCTCTGTTGTTTCTGCTTCACCTGATCAGTAAATTCAGGGACGTTAAAAAAGGCGGTTCCCGCATTGGTATTATTCTGAATGGCTCGCCACTGTTTACTGGTGGTGCGGGCAGCGGTGAAAGCGAGATTCGCCGTTATATTCTTGAAAGCGACCTGCTGGAAACCATTGTCGCCCTGCCAACCGATATGTTCTATAACACCGGCATTGCCACCTATGTCTGGGTGCTGTGCAACCATAAAGCCAAAGAACGCAAAGGCAAAGTTCAGCTGATTAATGCGACCAGCCTGTTTGCGCCAATGCGTAAATCTCTGGGCAGCAAGCGCCGGATGATGACTGAACAACAGATCGAGCAGGTGGTTGAGCTTCATGGTCACTTTGAAGAGTCCAACATTTGTAAGGTATTTGACACTAAAGAGTTCGGCTATCGTCGTATAACCGTTGAACGTCCATTAAAGCTGGCTTTTGAAGTCACTGAAGAACGACTGCAAAACTATGTCAGTGAGTATCTGGAAAAAGCCCAGAAGAAAGACCCGACCATTCAGATAGACTTAGCACCGCCAGCCGGGTTTGAGGTTTTACAGAGCCTGATTGGTTTGCCAAAGATCATGAGCCGCAAAGAGTTTTTTGCCCGCTTTACGGAAAAAATGACAGCGGCAGAAAAGAAACAAATCTGCAAACACTTTGCCGAACAGGATGAACAGGCAGTAGCCTGTTTCCATGAATCCGGCAAACTGAAAGGTCAGCCGGAAGCCAATCCGGACCTGCGGGATAATGAAAACGTTCCTCTGAGCGAAAGCATTGAAGACTACTTTGCCCGTGAAGTGTTGCCCCATGTTCCGGATGCCTGGATTGATACCGGCAAGACCGATGAGCAGGACGGACAACCGGGTATTGTCGGTTATGAAATTCCCTTTAACCGTCATTTCTACCAGTATCAGCCGCCCCGACCGCTGGAAGCCATTGATGCCGATCTGGACAAGGTGAGCGCGGAGATTATGGCGCTGCTTCAGGAGGTTCATTCCTGA